One stretch of Meiothermus sp. QL-1 DNA includes these proteins:
- a CDS encoding septal ring lytic transglycosylase RlpA family protein encodes MRRSLALLVLGGLALAQGYVVQPGDTLERIARLFQVPVAELMLANGLIEDPLPVGLELNIPPSDWNPMHIEALPLLEPLPWVFLPLPPAPQEARVRAVQEGLASWYGARFHGRRTASGERFNKFHLTAAHRSLPFGTRVRVVNPRNGQSVVVRINDRGPHIQGRIIDLSYAAALQLGLVRQGVFRVRLEILP; translated from the coding sequence ATGAGGCGAAGCCTGGCGCTTCTGGTCCTGGGGGGGCTGGCGCTGGCCCAGGGCTATGTGGTACAGCCCGGGGACACCCTGGAGCGCATCGCCCGGCTCTTTCAGGTGCCCGTAGCCGAGCTGATGCTGGCCAACGGTCTCATCGAGGACCCGCTGCCGGTGGGGCTCGAGCTCAACATCCCCCCCTCGGACTGGAACCCCATGCACATAGAGGCCCTCCCCCTGCTCGAACCGCTGCCCTGGGTATTCCTGCCCCTCCCCCCAGCCCCCCAGGAGGCCCGGGTACGGGCAGTCCAGGAGGGGCTGGCCTCGTGGTACGGGGCCCGCTTCCACGGACGGCGCACCGCCAGCGGGGAGCGCTTCAACAAGTTCCACCTTACCGCCGCCCACCGCAGCCTGCCCTTCGGCACCCGGGTGCGGGTGGTCAACCCCCGCAACGGCCAGAGCGTGGTGGTGCGCATCAACGACCGGGGGCCCCACATCCAGGGCCGAATCATCGACCTTTCCTACGCCGCTGCGTTGCAGCTCGGCCTGGTGCGCCAGGGGGTCTTCCGGGTGCGGCTTGAGATTTTGCCCTGA
- a CDS encoding deoxyribonuclease IV gives MRYGLHLSIAGKQGVAGAAREAALLGLTALQIFAKSPRSWKTRPLRPGEVEGFRAWKENLGGLPTVVHASYLVNLAAKGELGEKSVFSLADDLVKAQALGAEYVVVHPGSGEPAQARENALKALALAGAKGPQLLLENTAGGGEKLGARPGELAELIEGTPMGVCFDTCHAFAAGYDPLEALDELERRVGLERVPVVHLNDSVGAKGAQVDHHANLLQGQMGPRLKAVFLEPRLREKVFILETPRSPQEDAHNLRVLREWLG, from the coding sequence ATGCGCTACGGACTGCACCTCTCCATCGCTGGCAAGCAGGGCGTGGCCGGAGCGGCCCGGGAAGCTGCTCTCCTGGGCCTCACCGCCCTGCAAATCTTCGCCAAAAGCCCCAGGAGCTGGAAGACCCGCCCCCTCCGCCCCGGCGAGGTGGAGGGCTTCCGCGCCTGGAAGGAGAACCTGGGCGGCCTGCCCACGGTCGTCCATGCTTCGTACCTGGTCAACCTGGCCGCCAAGGGCGAGCTGGGGGAGAAAAGCGTCTTCAGCCTGGCCGACGACCTGGTCAAGGCCCAGGCCCTGGGGGCCGAGTACGTGGTGGTGCACCCCGGCTCGGGCGAGCCGGCCCAGGCCCGCGAGAACGCCCTGAAGGCGCTGGCCCTAGCAGGAGCAAAAGGCCCCCAGCTGCTTCTTGAGAATACCGCCGGGGGAGGCGAGAAGCTGGGGGCCCGGCCGGGCGAGCTGGCTGAGCTCATCGAGGGCACCCCCATGGGGGTCTGCTTCGACACCTGCCACGCCTTCGCCGCCGGCTACGACCCGCTGGAGGCCCTGGACGAGCTGGAACGCCGGGTGGGGCTGGAGCGGGTGCCGGTGGTGCACCTCAACGACTCCGTGGGGGCCAAGGGGGCGCAGGTGGACCACCACGCCAACCTGCTTCAGGGCCAGATGGGACCCCGCTTGAAGGCGGTCTTCCTCGAGCCCCGCCTGCGGGAAAAGGTCTTCATCCTGGAGACCCCCCGCAGCCCCCAGGAGGATGCCCACAACCTGCGGGTGCTGCGGGAGTGGCTCGGCTAG
- a CDS encoding spermidine/putrescine ABC transporter substrate-binding protein codes for MRKLWWLPFVLVFLAGCGQERKELRLLNWSDYMPKEVLQEFEKREGVRVVEDTYDSPEAMQSKLQAGGDREYDVLITPDYTVGTLARAGILQELDKAKLPNLKNLAPQFADPAYDPGGRYSVAYQWGTTGLAYREDLVRGPVESWAVIFDPAQQVGSFLLLDEMRETIGAALKYKGLSVNTTDPARLAEVQALLLETKRRSQGFAGGTSIRDRLIAGDIAVGIAYSGDILAAQAENPRLKYVIPKEGATLWADALVVLRKSPQHELAYKFINFLLEPDIAAKISNAIGYATPVAAAMDQIEEKDNPLIYPPEETRQRLEFLADLGEEGEIFNRVWAEVKSR; via the coding sequence GTGAGAAAGCTCTGGTGGTTGCCGTTTGTCTTGGTTTTTTTAGCTGGCTGTGGGCAGGAGAGGAAGGAGCTGCGCCTCCTCAACTGGTCGGACTACATGCCCAAGGAGGTGCTGCAGGAGTTCGAGAAGCGGGAGGGGGTGCGGGTGGTGGAGGACACCTACGACTCCCCCGAGGCCATGCAGTCCAAGCTCCAGGCTGGGGGTGACCGGGAGTACGATGTGCTTATCACCCCAGACTACACGGTGGGTACCCTGGCCAGGGCGGGCATCCTGCAGGAGCTGGACAAGGCCAAGCTGCCCAACCTGAAGAACCTGGCCCCCCAGTTCGCCGACCCGGCCTACGACCCCGGCGGCCGCTACAGCGTGGCCTACCAGTGGGGCACCACCGGCCTGGCCTACCGGGAGGACCTGGTGCGGGGGCCGGTGGAGAGCTGGGCGGTGATCTTCGACCCTGCCCAGCAGGTGGGGAGTTTCTTGCTGCTGGACGAGATGCGGGAGACGATAGGGGCGGCCTTGAAGTACAAGGGGCTTTCGGTCAACACCACCGACCCGGCCAGGCTGGCCGAGGTTCAGGCGCTTTTGCTCGAGACCAAACGGCGCTCGCAGGGCTTTGCGGGGGGAACCAGCATCCGCGACCGGCTGATTGCCGGGGACATCGCGGTGGGCATCGCCTACTCGGGGGACATCCTGGCCGCCCAGGCGGAGAACCCCAGGCTCAAGTACGTGATTCCCAAAGAGGGGGCTACCCTGTGGGCCGATGCTTTGGTGGTGCTCAGGAAGAGTCCCCAGCACGAGCTGGCCTATAAGTTCATCAATTTCCTGCTGGAGCCTGATATCGCCGCCAAAATCTCCAATGCCATCGGTTACGCCACCCCGGTGGCGGCGGCCATGGACCAGATCGAGGAGAAGGACAACCCCCTCATCTACCCCCCAGAGGAGACGCGGCAGCGGCTGGAGTTCCTGGCCGATTTGGGTGAGGAGGGCGAGATCTTCAACCGGGTCTGGGCCGAGGTGAAGTCGCGCTAG
- a CDS encoding ABC transporter permease, which yields MRRLLGLYAGLVFLFLYLPILVIVALSFNQSRFGVRFTGFTLDWYARLFANERILEYLTNTLIVAVVSTLVSTVLGTLLAIGLVRYEFRLKTALRYLLYVPVVVPDVVMGISLLLLFDVVRDLVGWPRLSLFTIILGHISFQIAYVTLVVRARLMLLDPALEEAAKDLGATPWQTFREVTLPLILPGVVAGALLAFSLSLDDFVITFFTAGPGSTTLPLYIYSSVKLGIRPEIHALSTLMVGATILVILLGVLFWKKR from the coding sequence ATGAGGCGGCTGCTCGGGCTTTACGCGGGGCTGGTCTTTTTGTTTTTGTACCTGCCCATCCTGGTCATCGTGGCCCTTTCCTTCAACCAAAGCCGCTTTGGGGTGCGCTTTACCGGTTTTACCCTGGACTGGTACGCGCGGCTTTTCGCCAACGAGCGCATCCTGGAGTACCTGACCAACACCCTCATCGTGGCCGTGGTCTCCACCCTGGTCTCCACCGTGCTGGGCACCTTGCTGGCCATTGGGCTGGTGCGCTATGAGTTCCGGCTCAAAACCGCGCTGCGCTACCTTCTATACGTGCCGGTGGTGGTGCCGGACGTGGTGATGGGCATCTCGCTTTTGCTGCTTTTCGACGTGGTGCGGGACCTGGTGGGCTGGCCCAGGCTCTCGCTGTTTACCATTATCTTGGGCCACATCAGCTTTCAGATTGCCTACGTGACCCTGGTGGTGCGGGCCCGGTTGATGCTCCTGGACCCTGCTTTGGAGGAGGCCGCCAAGGACCTGGGGGCCACCCCCTGGCAGACCTTCCGCGAGGTGACCCTTCCGCTTATCCTACCTGGGGTGGTGGCGGGGGCCCTCCTGGCCTTCAGCCTCTCCCTCGACGACTTCGTGATCACCTTCTTTACCGCCGGGCCGGGTTCGACCACGCTGCCTTTGTACATCTACTCCTCGGTCAAGCTCGGCATACGCCCTGAGATCCACGCCCTGTCCACCCTGATGGTGGGGGCTACTATTCTGGTCATTCTGCTTGGGGTGCTCTTCTGGAAGAAACGCTAG
- a CDS encoding ABC transporter permease → MREAATPAQRLRQVLLTVGPGAFWLVVFVLVPTLIVLGVSLMSRGSLGQPVPPLGLHNYVRFFSDPLFAEIIGRSLWIGFWSTLFVMVLGYPLAFYIAQSRYKEVLLLLVVIPFFTNFLIRVYAWIVIFQKEGLLNAFITAFGLPPAELLPSMLAVYVATVYTYLPFFVLPLYAAVERIDWSLREAAYDLGARPVRAFLEAIFPQTVPGLFAGFLLVFIPAVGTFVIADLLGGGKVTLVGNLIQLQFGSAQNWAFGSAVSMVLMALVLLGLWLYARTQGERGLDRLV, encoded by the coding sequence ATGCGTGAGGCCGCGACGCCCGCTCAGCGCCTGCGCCAGGTCTTGCTCACGGTGGGGCCTGGGGCCTTCTGGCTGGTGGTTTTCGTGCTGGTGCCCACCCTCATCGTGCTGGGGGTCTCGCTGATGAGCCGGGGCAGCCTGGGCCAGCCGGTGCCGCCGTTGGGGCTCCACAACTACGTGCGCTTCTTCTCTGACCCGCTTTTCGCCGAGATTATCGGGCGGAGCCTGTGGATTGGTTTTTGGTCCACCCTCTTCGTGATGGTCCTGGGGTATCCCCTGGCCTTCTACATCGCCCAAAGCCGCTACAAAGAGGTGCTTCTACTCCTGGTGGTGATTCCCTTTTTCACCAACTTCCTCATCCGGGTCTATGCCTGGATTGTGATTTTTCAGAAAGAGGGTCTGCTGAACGCCTTCATTACCGCCTTTGGCCTGCCCCCTGCCGAGCTTTTGCCCTCGATGCTGGCGGTGTACGTGGCCACGGTTTACACCTACCTGCCCTTTTTCGTGCTGCCGCTATATGCGGCGGTGGAGCGGATTGACTGGAGCCTGCGGGAGGCCGCTTATGACCTGGGGGCCCGTCCGGTGCGGGCTTTCCTCGAGGCCATCTTTCCCCAGACCGTCCCCGGGCTTTTTGCCGGATTCCTCCTGGTCTTCATTCCGGCTGTGGGCACCTTCGTGATTGCCGACCTGCTAGGGGGGGGCAAGGTGACGCTGGTGGGCAATCTGATTCAGCTCCAGTTCGGCTCGGCCCAAAACTGGGCCTTTGGCAGCGCGGTGAGCATGGTCCTGATGGCCCTGGTTCTGCTGGGGCTTTGGCTCTACGCCCGCACCCAGGGTGAGCGGGGTTTGGATAGGCTGGTATGA